A section of the Castanea sativa cultivar Marrone di Chiusa Pesio chromosome 12, ASM4071231v1 genome encodes:
- the LOC142618428 gene encoding uncharacterized protein LOC142618428, with the protein MAFMQYGRNALRKVITDTSGRSNDRVVNPVLYSGQGLRFRKLEVVLTTSIEKLGKAGETVKVAPGHFRNHLMPKLLAVPNIEKYAYLVREQRKIYQHEEEEEEVKVVKESKEDKLKEFEKAARRLDNSKLVLRRFINVEKFRLRASKEEPIELRSPITKEDIIAEVERQLSVRITPDNVHLPSPLTTFGEYEVPLRFPKSIPLPEGKVQWTLAVKIRGK; encoded by the exons ATGGCTTTTATGCAATATGGCAGAAATGCCCTTCGAAAGGTTATTACGGACACTAGTGGCCGGAGCAATGATCGTGTGGTGAATCCGGTGCTATATTCTGGTCAAGGACTTAGATTTAGGAAGTTGGAAGTTGTTTTAACCACG AGCATAGAGAAGCTTGGTAAAGCTGGTGAGACAGTGAAGGTTGCTCCTGGACATTTCCGCAACCACCTTATGCCCAAGTTGCTAGCGGTTCCAAATATTGAGAAGTATGCTTATCTTGTCAGGGAACAGCGCAAG ATCTACCAacatgaggaagaagaagaggaggttAAAGTAGTTAAAGAGTCTAAGGAAGATAAGCTGAAAGAATTTGAGAAGGCAGCAAGACGTCTTGATAATTCTAAGCTG GTATTGCGGAGGTTCATCAATGTCGAAAAATTCCGTTTACGTGCCTCAAAAGAAGAGCCTATTGAGTTGCGTTCACCTATTACAAAGGAGGATATCATAGCTGAG GTAGAAAGGCAGCTTAGTGTGCGCATCACACCTGATAACGTGCATCTACCTTCTCCTTTGACAACTTTTGGTGAGTATGAGGTGCCACTACGCTTCCCAAAATCTATCCCTTTGCCGGAGGGGAAGGTTCAGTGGACTCTTGCAGTTAAAATCCGGGGTAAATAA